AAAAATAAATGCGCTTGAGATTATTCAAAAGGCTAATATGATACACAGGAAAAGAAAAGATAAAATTGAGCTTATCCTCTTTTTGTCAGCTGCAATTGCTTTTATCTCTTCATTGATGGCATTAGCTTTATTTAATTTAAAAACGATTATCATCATAGAAAGTCTGATTTATTTGACATTACCTTTGCT
This portion of the Thermoanaerobacterium sp. RBIITD genome encodes:
- a CDS encoding DUF5345 family protein produces the protein MKKKKNDINPENIDAFYGELDKKINYNDTINKLNKVSHKLDIFIEPDEKINALEIIQKANMIHRKRKDKIELILFLSAAIAFISSLMALALFNLKTIIIIESLIYLTLPLLIIPFLRFKQDKSEVR